TGTGGCAGGCATCTTCGACGTATGAGCGAGGTTGTGACTCGAGAAGCAATGCTCGCTGGGTAAACCAATCGACCCAGGCAAAACTATAGAATGTCAAATTGTGGCAGGCGCATACTGTGAATGAGTAGGCAGTTTTTTGGCGTCAAAGATTATTCTTCCCTGTCTTGAATGATGAGGAAGACACGAACGCTGTAGTATTCTTCGCATTTGGGCCAATCGACCTTCGCCATTTCTGTTTGGACATCGACCCACTCATCATTGTCAAGGAGCACCTCGATCGCAGATTGTTCAAACTGATATTGCCCGTAGAAGCAGCGGACCCAATGTGTTCCGCCGGGCAGTGCAGATTTCTCGATCTGTTCTGCGAGAGTGTTGAACCATTCAGTTGGTGGTTCATCGTAATTTGGCGGTAATCCTCGGGAATTGATGCGTCCGATGGTGACGCGTCGTGACTGACCATTGATATTCCAGTACTCCGTTTCAACCTGATGATCGTCTTCACTGTGATAGAATGCGGCAAGGA
The sequence above is drawn from the Thalassoglobus sp. JC818 genome and encodes:
- a CDS encoding DUF6348 family protein; translated protein: MNAIVRDGWVLVDDHPAICGAVARDIASTPNSKAVQIDIFLRVGPDRILVESFGGFGKTEDAAIADGFQSFVLNSFHVLLAAFYHSEDDHQVETEYWNINGQSRRVTIGRINSRGLPPNYDEPPTEWFNTLAEQIEKSALPGGTHWVRCFYGQYQFEQSAIEVLLDNDEWVDVQTEMAKVDWPKCEEYYSVRVFLIIQDREE